A single genomic interval of Rhinatrema bivittatum chromosome 12, aRhiBiv1.1, whole genome shotgun sequence harbors:
- the SLC4A1 gene encoding band 3 anion transport protein isoform X4: MEASRWVKMEEGYDEDAKQWGKPHISYLTFRSLLQLRRAFTKGTVLLDLPEKNLAGISCQLIDQMIYEGQLRPQDREDVLRALLLQHSHPDDPGSAGSVSPASLQQKGTEDPGSFRPLMQEKHQIEMRTYAVTEQGELGAPSERSLLSQRIPESAEATLVLVGCAAFLEHPTLAFVRLKEAAELESVLEVPFPVKFLFVLLGPDTPNTSYHEIGRAVSTMMSERVFRMEASLAEGRQDLIKGVEEFLDCSIVIPPSEIQNEQLLKALVPVQQALLRKRYRALEEIKVVPGSKTEEQKLKEDHDDDPLSRTRRPFGGLVRDIKRRYPKYLSDIKDALNAQCLAAVIFIYFAALSPAITFGGLLGEKTKNWMGVSELLVSTAVQSVVFCLLSAQPLLIIGFSGPLLVFEESFYSFCDSQEMEYIVGRVWIGFWLLLIVLIIVAIEGSFLVRYISRFTQEIFAFLISLIFIFETFSKLIKIFQTHPLQKQYNVTGTMAPQPNTALLSLILMAGTFFIAFFLRKFKNSSFFPGKLRRVIGDFGVPIAIIIMVTADFFITDTYTQKLSVPKGLDVSNSSARGWFINPMGIDKDFPIWMMFASVVPALLVFILIFMESQITTLIVSKPERKLVKGSGFHLDLLLIVGMGGVCALFGMPWLSATTVRTVTHVNALTVMSKPTSPGEKVQIQYVIEQRISGLLVAILVGLSILMEPILKLIPLAVLFGIFLYMGVTSLNGIQLFDRMLLLLKPPKYHPDVPYVKRVKTWRMHIFTLIQILCLVALWVVKSTPASLALPFILILTVPLRRFLLPKIFRNLELKCLDADDVQVNFDETEGQDVYDEVPMPV; the protein is encoded by the exons ATGGAAGCCTCTCGCTGGGTCAAGATGGAAGAGGGTTATGATGAAGATGCCAAGCAGTGGGGGAAGCCACACATCTCCTACCTGACCTTCCGGAGTCTCCTCCAGCTGCGCAGAGCCTTCACAAAAG GTACGGTCCTTCTTGACTTGCCAGAGAAGAACTTGGCTGGGATCTCCTGCCAGCTGATTGACCAGATGATCTATGAAGGCCAGCTGAGACCACAGGACCGAGAGGATGTTCTGAGAGCCCTGCTTCTCCAGCACAG CCATCCTGACGATCCTGGTTCTGCAGGAAGCGTCTCTCCAGCTTCACTGCAGCAGAAGGGCACAGAGGATCCAGGCAGCTTCCGGCCACTAATGCAGGAAAAGCACCAGATTGAGATGCGGACATATGCTGTCACGGAACAG GGAGAGCTTGGGGCACCCAGTGAGAGGAGTCTGTTATCACAAAGAATCCCCGAGAGTGCCGAGGCAACGTTGGTTCTTGTAG GGTGCGCTGCTTTCCTGGAGCACCCTACCTTGGCCTTTGTGCGTCTGAAGGAAGCGGCAGAACTGGAGTCGGTGTTGGAGGTCCCCTTCCCTGTTAAGTTCCTTTTCGTGCTCCTGGGGCCCGATACCCCAAATACAAGTTACCATGAGATTGGTCGGGCTGTCTCCACCATGATGTCAGAAAGG GTGTTCCGCATGGAAGCCTCCCTGGCAGAAGGGCGCCAGGACTTGATCAAGGGTGTGGAGGAGTTTCTGGACTGCAGCATTGTCATCCCCCCTTCAGAGATCCAAAATGAGCAGCTTCTAAAGGCACTGGTGCCAGTGCAGCAGGCACTCCTTCGGAAGAGGTACCGTGCACTCGAGGAGATCAAAGTGGTGCCAGGGAGCAAGACGGAAG AGCAGAAGCTGAAAGAGGATCACGATGACGATCCACTGAGCAGAACCAGGCGTCCATTTGGCGGTCTGGTCCGGGATATCAAACGCCGCTATCCCAAGTACCTGAGCGATATCAAGGATGCCCTCAATGCCCAGTGCCTGGCGGCTGTCATCTTTATTTACTTCGCCGCTCTGTCGCCTGCCATCACCTTTGGGGGACTGTTGG GTGAGAAGACAAAGAACTGGATGGGGGTTTCCGAGCTGCTGGTCTCTACAGCTGTACAAAGCGTGGTTTTTTGCCTCTTAAGTGCTCAGCCTTTGCTCATCATTGGGTTCTCAGGTCCATTGTTGGTCTTTGAAGAATCCTTTTATTCA TTTTGTGACAGCCAGGAGATGGAGTACATTGTGGGAAGAGTCTGGATTGGTTTCTGGCTCCTTCTTATTGTCTTGATCATCGTGGCCATTGAAGGCAGCTTCCTTGTAAGATACATCTCTCGATTCACCCAGGAAATCTTTGCTTTCCTCATCTCTCTCATCTTCATCTTTGAGACCTTCTCCAAGCTAATCAAG ATCTTCCAAACACACCCCCTTCAGAAGCAATACAACGTCACAGGCACCATGGCACCGCAGCCCAACACAGCATTGCTTTCCCTGATCCTGATGGCTGGGACCTTCTTCATCGCTTTCTTCCTGCGCAAGTTCAAGAACAGCAGCTTCTTCCCAGGGAAG CTTCGTCGTGTGATTGGTGACTTTGGTGTTCCAATAGCCATTATTATTATGGTGACAGCAGATTTCTTTATCACCGATACCTACACCCAG AAATTGAGTGTCCCTAAAGGCTTGGACGTGTCCAACTCCAGTGCCCGGGGCTGGTTTATCAATCCAATGGGGATTGACAAGGATTTTCCCATCTGGATGATGTTTGCTAGTGTTGTTCCAGCTTTGCTGGTCTTCATCCTCATCTTCATGGAGTCACAGATCACAAC GCTGATTGTGAGCAAGCCAGAAAGGAAGCTGGTGAAGGGGTCTGGTTTCCACCTGGACCTATTGTTGATTGTTGGCATGGGGGGTGTCTGTGCCCTCTTTGGGATGCCCTGGCTCAGTGCAACAACGGTGAGGACAGTCACGCATGTCAACGCCCTGACTGTGATGAGCAAACCTACCAGCCCAGGGGAAAAAGTCCAGATTCAATATGTCATAGAACAGAGGATCAGTGGGCTCCTGGTGGCCATCCTTGTAG GTCTCTCCATCCTGATGGAGCCCATCCTGAAGCTCATTCCTCTAGCTGTGCTGTTTGGGATCTTCCTTTACATGGGAGTAACCTCCCTGAATGGAATACAACTTTTTGACCGAATGCTGCTCCTGCTCAAGCCCCCCAAGTACCACCCCGATGTACCCTATGTGAAAAGG GTGAAGACCTGGCGAATGCACATCTTCACGCTCATCCAGATCCTGTGTCTGGTGGCCCTATGGGTGGTGAAGTCCACCCCAGCTTCCTTGGCACTGCCCTTCATTCTGATCCTGACTGTGCCCCTGCGAAGGTTCCTACTTCCCAAGATCTTCCGAAACCTGGAGTTGAAATGT
- the SLC4A1 gene encoding band 3 anion transport protein isoform X1: protein MEASGQLQEADYEADLEGTLDVEGYEDLKRKISKLSVDEEERSGAHSGLWDSRTFPHEQKKSRFGLQNLIRHSSWQRNRGTYDLTKGRRMEGNPMGKAGRYQEKERSFGSSVTKPALQVPISSTSRQGNHQAYVELQELVVDQNNELRWMEASRWVKMEEGYDEDAKQWGKPHISYLTFRSLLQLRRAFTKGTVLLDLPEKNLAGISCQLIDQMIYEGQLRPQDREDVLRALLLQHSHPDDPGSAGSVSPASLQQKGTEDPGSFRPLMQEKHQIEMRTYAVTEQGELGAPSERSLLSQRIPESAEATLVLVGCAAFLEHPTLAFVRLKEAAELESVLEVPFPVKFLFVLLGPDTPNTSYHEIGRAVSTMMSERVFRMEASLAEGRQDLIKGVEEFLDCSIVIPPSEIQNEQLLKALVPVQQALLRKRYRALEEIKVVPGSKTEEQKLKEDHDDDPLSRTRRPFGGLVRDIKRRYPKYLSDIKDALNAQCLAAVIFIYFAALSPAITFGGLLGEKTKNWMGVSELLVSTAVQSVVFCLLSAQPLLIIGFSGPLLVFEESFYSFCDSQEMEYIVGRVWIGFWLLLIVLIIVAIEGSFLVRYISRFTQEIFAFLISLIFIFETFSKLIKIFQTHPLQKQYNVTGTMAPQPNTALLSLILMAGTFFIAFFLRKFKNSSFFPGKLRRVIGDFGVPIAIIIMVTADFFITDTYTQKLSVPKGLDVSNSSARGWFINPMGIDKDFPIWMMFASVVPALLVFILIFMESQITTLIVSKPERKLVKGSGFHLDLLLIVGMGGVCALFGMPWLSATTVRTVTHVNALTVMSKPTSPGEKVQIQYVIEQRISGLLVAILVGLSILMEPILKLIPLAVLFGIFLYMGVTSLNGIQLFDRMLLLLKPPKYHPDVPYVKRVKTWRMHIFTLIQILCLVALWVVKSTPASLALPFILILTVPLRRFLLPKIFRNLELKCLDADDVQVNFDETEGQDVYDEVPMPV from the exons ATGGAGGCTTCAGGCCAACTCCAAGAG GCTGACTATGAAGCTGATCTAGAGGGCACACTGGACGTGGAAGGTTATGAGGACCTCAAGAGGAAAATATCAAAGTTGTCTGTTGATGAAGAGGAGA GATCTGGAGCTCATTCTGGGTTGTGGGACAGCAGGACTTTCCCCCATGAGCAGAAGAAGTCTAGATTTGGACTGCAGAACCTAATTCG CCACTCTTCGTGGCAGAGGAACCGCGGAACCTATGACCTGACCAAGGGAAGGCGAATGGAGGGTAACCCTATGGGCAAGGCAGGAAGATatcaggaaaaagaaagaa GCTTTGGTTCCTCGGTGACAAAGCCAGCTCTACAGGTCCCCATCTCTTCCACATCCCGCCAGGGGAATCACCAG GCCTATGTAGAACTACAAGAACTGGTTGTGGATCAAAACAACGAGCTACGTTGGATGGAAGCCTCTCGCTGGGTCAAGATGGAAGAGGGTTATGATGAAGATGCCAAGCAGTGGGGGAAGCCACACATCTCCTACCTGACCTTCCGGAGTCTCCTCCAGCTGCGCAGAGCCTTCACAAAAG GTACGGTCCTTCTTGACTTGCCAGAGAAGAACTTGGCTGGGATCTCCTGCCAGCTGATTGACCAGATGATCTATGAAGGCCAGCTGAGACCACAGGACCGAGAGGATGTTCTGAGAGCCCTGCTTCTCCAGCACAG CCATCCTGACGATCCTGGTTCTGCAGGAAGCGTCTCTCCAGCTTCACTGCAGCAGAAGGGCACAGAGGATCCAGGCAGCTTCCGGCCACTAATGCAGGAAAAGCACCAGATTGAGATGCGGACATATGCTGTCACGGAACAG GGAGAGCTTGGGGCACCCAGTGAGAGGAGTCTGTTATCACAAAGAATCCCCGAGAGTGCCGAGGCAACGTTGGTTCTTGTAG GGTGCGCTGCTTTCCTGGAGCACCCTACCTTGGCCTTTGTGCGTCTGAAGGAAGCGGCAGAACTGGAGTCGGTGTTGGAGGTCCCCTTCCCTGTTAAGTTCCTTTTCGTGCTCCTGGGGCCCGATACCCCAAATACAAGTTACCATGAGATTGGTCGGGCTGTCTCCACCATGATGTCAGAAAGG GTGTTCCGCATGGAAGCCTCCCTGGCAGAAGGGCGCCAGGACTTGATCAAGGGTGTGGAGGAGTTTCTGGACTGCAGCATTGTCATCCCCCCTTCAGAGATCCAAAATGAGCAGCTTCTAAAGGCACTGGTGCCAGTGCAGCAGGCACTCCTTCGGAAGAGGTACCGTGCACTCGAGGAGATCAAAGTGGTGCCAGGGAGCAAGACGGAAG AGCAGAAGCTGAAAGAGGATCACGATGACGATCCACTGAGCAGAACCAGGCGTCCATTTGGCGGTCTGGTCCGGGATATCAAACGCCGCTATCCCAAGTACCTGAGCGATATCAAGGATGCCCTCAATGCCCAGTGCCTGGCGGCTGTCATCTTTATTTACTTCGCCGCTCTGTCGCCTGCCATCACCTTTGGGGGACTGTTGG GTGAGAAGACAAAGAACTGGATGGGGGTTTCCGAGCTGCTGGTCTCTACAGCTGTACAAAGCGTGGTTTTTTGCCTCTTAAGTGCTCAGCCTTTGCTCATCATTGGGTTCTCAGGTCCATTGTTGGTCTTTGAAGAATCCTTTTATTCA TTTTGTGACAGCCAGGAGATGGAGTACATTGTGGGAAGAGTCTGGATTGGTTTCTGGCTCCTTCTTATTGTCTTGATCATCGTGGCCATTGAAGGCAGCTTCCTTGTAAGATACATCTCTCGATTCACCCAGGAAATCTTTGCTTTCCTCATCTCTCTCATCTTCATCTTTGAGACCTTCTCCAAGCTAATCAAG ATCTTCCAAACACACCCCCTTCAGAAGCAATACAACGTCACAGGCACCATGGCACCGCAGCCCAACACAGCATTGCTTTCCCTGATCCTGATGGCTGGGACCTTCTTCATCGCTTTCTTCCTGCGCAAGTTCAAGAACAGCAGCTTCTTCCCAGGGAAG CTTCGTCGTGTGATTGGTGACTTTGGTGTTCCAATAGCCATTATTATTATGGTGACAGCAGATTTCTTTATCACCGATACCTACACCCAG AAATTGAGTGTCCCTAAAGGCTTGGACGTGTCCAACTCCAGTGCCCGGGGCTGGTTTATCAATCCAATGGGGATTGACAAGGATTTTCCCATCTGGATGATGTTTGCTAGTGTTGTTCCAGCTTTGCTGGTCTTCATCCTCATCTTCATGGAGTCACAGATCACAAC GCTGATTGTGAGCAAGCCAGAAAGGAAGCTGGTGAAGGGGTCTGGTTTCCACCTGGACCTATTGTTGATTGTTGGCATGGGGGGTGTCTGTGCCCTCTTTGGGATGCCCTGGCTCAGTGCAACAACGGTGAGGACAGTCACGCATGTCAACGCCCTGACTGTGATGAGCAAACCTACCAGCCCAGGGGAAAAAGTCCAGATTCAATATGTCATAGAACAGAGGATCAGTGGGCTCCTGGTGGCCATCCTTGTAG GTCTCTCCATCCTGATGGAGCCCATCCTGAAGCTCATTCCTCTAGCTGTGCTGTTTGGGATCTTCCTTTACATGGGAGTAACCTCCCTGAATGGAATACAACTTTTTGACCGAATGCTGCTCCTGCTCAAGCCCCCCAAGTACCACCCCGATGTACCCTATGTGAAAAGG GTGAAGACCTGGCGAATGCACATCTTCACGCTCATCCAGATCCTGTGTCTGGTGGCCCTATGGGTGGTGAAGTCCACCCCAGCTTCCTTGGCACTGCCCTTCATTCTGATCCTGACTGTGCCCCTGCGAAGGTTCCTACTTCCCAAGATCTTCCGAAACCTGGAGTTGAAATGT
- the SLC4A1 gene encoding band 3 anion transport protein isoform X2 has protein sequence MEASGQLQEADYEADLEGTLDVEGYEDLKRKISKLSVDEEERSGAHSGLWDSRTFPHEQKKSRFGLQNLIRHSSWQRNRGTYDLTKGRRMEGNPMGKAGRYQEKERSFGSSVTKPALQVPISSTSRQGNHQAYVELQELVVDQNNELRWMEASRWVKMEEGYDEDAKQWGKPHISYLTFRSLLQLRRAFTKGTVLLDLPEKNLAGISCQLIDQMIYEGQLRPQDREDVLRALLLQHSHPDDPGSAGSVSPASLQQKGTEDPGSFRPLMQEKHQIEMRTYAVTEQGELGAPSERSLLSQRIPESAEATLVLVGCAAFLEHPTLAFVRLKEAAELESVLEVPFPVKFLFVLLGPDTPNTSYHEIGRAVSTMMSERVFRMEASLAEGRQDLIKGVEEFLDCSIVIPPSEIQNEQLLKALVPVQQALLRKRYRALEEIKVVPGSKTEEQKLKEDHDDDPLSRTRRPFGGLVRDIKRRYPKYLSDIKDALNAQCLAAVIFIYFAALSPAITFGGLLGEKTKNWMGVSELLVSTAVQSVVFCLLSAQPLLIIGFSGPLLVFEESFYSFCDSQEMEYIVGRVWIGFWLLLIVLIIVAIEGSFLVRYISRFTQEIFAFLISLIFIFETFSKLIKIFQTHPLQKQYNVTGTMAPQPNTALLSLILMAGTFFIAFFLRKFKNSSFFPGKKLSVPKGLDVSNSSARGWFINPMGIDKDFPIWMMFASVVPALLVFILIFMESQITTLIVSKPERKLVKGSGFHLDLLLIVGMGGVCALFGMPWLSATTVRTVTHVNALTVMSKPTSPGEKVQIQYVIEQRISGLLVAILVGLSILMEPILKLIPLAVLFGIFLYMGVTSLNGIQLFDRMLLLLKPPKYHPDVPYVKRVKTWRMHIFTLIQILCLVALWVVKSTPASLALPFILILTVPLRRFLLPKIFRNLELKCLDADDVQVNFDETEGQDVYDEVPMPV, from the exons ATGGAGGCTTCAGGCCAACTCCAAGAG GCTGACTATGAAGCTGATCTAGAGGGCACACTGGACGTGGAAGGTTATGAGGACCTCAAGAGGAAAATATCAAAGTTGTCTGTTGATGAAGAGGAGA GATCTGGAGCTCATTCTGGGTTGTGGGACAGCAGGACTTTCCCCCATGAGCAGAAGAAGTCTAGATTTGGACTGCAGAACCTAATTCG CCACTCTTCGTGGCAGAGGAACCGCGGAACCTATGACCTGACCAAGGGAAGGCGAATGGAGGGTAACCCTATGGGCAAGGCAGGAAGATatcaggaaaaagaaagaa GCTTTGGTTCCTCGGTGACAAAGCCAGCTCTACAGGTCCCCATCTCTTCCACATCCCGCCAGGGGAATCACCAG GCCTATGTAGAACTACAAGAACTGGTTGTGGATCAAAACAACGAGCTACGTTGGATGGAAGCCTCTCGCTGGGTCAAGATGGAAGAGGGTTATGATGAAGATGCCAAGCAGTGGGGGAAGCCACACATCTCCTACCTGACCTTCCGGAGTCTCCTCCAGCTGCGCAGAGCCTTCACAAAAG GTACGGTCCTTCTTGACTTGCCAGAGAAGAACTTGGCTGGGATCTCCTGCCAGCTGATTGACCAGATGATCTATGAAGGCCAGCTGAGACCACAGGACCGAGAGGATGTTCTGAGAGCCCTGCTTCTCCAGCACAG CCATCCTGACGATCCTGGTTCTGCAGGAAGCGTCTCTCCAGCTTCACTGCAGCAGAAGGGCACAGAGGATCCAGGCAGCTTCCGGCCACTAATGCAGGAAAAGCACCAGATTGAGATGCGGACATATGCTGTCACGGAACAG GGAGAGCTTGGGGCACCCAGTGAGAGGAGTCTGTTATCACAAAGAATCCCCGAGAGTGCCGAGGCAACGTTGGTTCTTGTAG GGTGCGCTGCTTTCCTGGAGCACCCTACCTTGGCCTTTGTGCGTCTGAAGGAAGCGGCAGAACTGGAGTCGGTGTTGGAGGTCCCCTTCCCTGTTAAGTTCCTTTTCGTGCTCCTGGGGCCCGATACCCCAAATACAAGTTACCATGAGATTGGTCGGGCTGTCTCCACCATGATGTCAGAAAGG GTGTTCCGCATGGAAGCCTCCCTGGCAGAAGGGCGCCAGGACTTGATCAAGGGTGTGGAGGAGTTTCTGGACTGCAGCATTGTCATCCCCCCTTCAGAGATCCAAAATGAGCAGCTTCTAAAGGCACTGGTGCCAGTGCAGCAGGCACTCCTTCGGAAGAGGTACCGTGCACTCGAGGAGATCAAAGTGGTGCCAGGGAGCAAGACGGAAG AGCAGAAGCTGAAAGAGGATCACGATGACGATCCACTGAGCAGAACCAGGCGTCCATTTGGCGGTCTGGTCCGGGATATCAAACGCCGCTATCCCAAGTACCTGAGCGATATCAAGGATGCCCTCAATGCCCAGTGCCTGGCGGCTGTCATCTTTATTTACTTCGCCGCTCTGTCGCCTGCCATCACCTTTGGGGGACTGTTGG GTGAGAAGACAAAGAACTGGATGGGGGTTTCCGAGCTGCTGGTCTCTACAGCTGTACAAAGCGTGGTTTTTTGCCTCTTAAGTGCTCAGCCTTTGCTCATCATTGGGTTCTCAGGTCCATTGTTGGTCTTTGAAGAATCCTTTTATTCA TTTTGTGACAGCCAGGAGATGGAGTACATTGTGGGAAGAGTCTGGATTGGTTTCTGGCTCCTTCTTATTGTCTTGATCATCGTGGCCATTGAAGGCAGCTTCCTTGTAAGATACATCTCTCGATTCACCCAGGAAATCTTTGCTTTCCTCATCTCTCTCATCTTCATCTTTGAGACCTTCTCCAAGCTAATCAAG ATCTTCCAAACACACCCCCTTCAGAAGCAATACAACGTCACAGGCACCATGGCACCGCAGCCCAACACAGCATTGCTTTCCCTGATCCTGATGGCTGGGACCTTCTTCATCGCTTTCTTCCTGCGCAAGTTCAAGAACAGCAGCTTCTTCCCAGGGAAG AAATTGAGTGTCCCTAAAGGCTTGGACGTGTCCAACTCCAGTGCCCGGGGCTGGTTTATCAATCCAATGGGGATTGACAAGGATTTTCCCATCTGGATGATGTTTGCTAGTGTTGTTCCAGCTTTGCTGGTCTTCATCCTCATCTTCATGGAGTCACAGATCACAAC GCTGATTGTGAGCAAGCCAGAAAGGAAGCTGGTGAAGGGGTCTGGTTTCCACCTGGACCTATTGTTGATTGTTGGCATGGGGGGTGTCTGTGCCCTCTTTGGGATGCCCTGGCTCAGTGCAACAACGGTGAGGACAGTCACGCATGTCAACGCCCTGACTGTGATGAGCAAACCTACCAGCCCAGGGGAAAAAGTCCAGATTCAATATGTCATAGAACAGAGGATCAGTGGGCTCCTGGTGGCCATCCTTGTAG GTCTCTCCATCCTGATGGAGCCCATCCTGAAGCTCATTCCTCTAGCTGTGCTGTTTGGGATCTTCCTTTACATGGGAGTAACCTCCCTGAATGGAATACAACTTTTTGACCGAATGCTGCTCCTGCTCAAGCCCCCCAAGTACCACCCCGATGTACCCTATGTGAAAAGG GTGAAGACCTGGCGAATGCACATCTTCACGCTCATCCAGATCCTGTGTCTGGTGGCCCTATGGGTGGTGAAGTCCACCCCAGCTTCCTTGGCACTGCCCTTCATTCTGATCCTGACTGTGCCCCTGCGAAGGTTCCTACTTCCCAAGATCTTCCGAAACCTGGAGTTGAAATGT
- the SLC4A1 gene encoding band 3 anion transport protein isoform X3, producing MEASGQLQEADYEADLEGTLDVEGYEDLKRKISKLSVDEEESFGSSVTKPALQVPISSTSRQGNHQAYVELQELVVDQNNELRWMEASRWVKMEEGYDEDAKQWGKPHISYLTFRSLLQLRRAFTKGTVLLDLPEKNLAGISCQLIDQMIYEGQLRPQDREDVLRALLLQHSHPDDPGSAGSVSPASLQQKGTEDPGSFRPLMQEKHQIEMRTYAVTEQGELGAPSERSLLSQRIPESAEATLVLVGCAAFLEHPTLAFVRLKEAAELESVLEVPFPVKFLFVLLGPDTPNTSYHEIGRAVSTMMSERVFRMEASLAEGRQDLIKGVEEFLDCSIVIPPSEIQNEQLLKALVPVQQALLRKRYRALEEIKVVPGSKTEEQKLKEDHDDDPLSRTRRPFGGLVRDIKRRYPKYLSDIKDALNAQCLAAVIFIYFAALSPAITFGGLLGEKTKNWMGVSELLVSTAVQSVVFCLLSAQPLLIIGFSGPLLVFEESFYSFCDSQEMEYIVGRVWIGFWLLLIVLIIVAIEGSFLVRYISRFTQEIFAFLISLIFIFETFSKLIKIFQTHPLQKQYNVTGTMAPQPNTALLSLILMAGTFFIAFFLRKFKNSSFFPGKLRRVIGDFGVPIAIIIMVTADFFITDTYTQKLSVPKGLDVSNSSARGWFINPMGIDKDFPIWMMFASVVPALLVFILIFMESQITTLIVSKPERKLVKGSGFHLDLLLIVGMGGVCALFGMPWLSATTVRTVTHVNALTVMSKPTSPGEKVQIQYVIEQRISGLLVAILVGLSILMEPILKLIPLAVLFGIFLYMGVTSLNGIQLFDRMLLLLKPPKYHPDVPYVKRVKTWRMHIFTLIQILCLVALWVVKSTPASLALPFILILTVPLRRFLLPKIFRNLELKCLDADDVQVNFDETEGQDVYDEVPMPV from the exons ATGGAGGCTTCAGGCCAACTCCAAGAG GCTGACTATGAAGCTGATCTAGAGGGCACACTGGACGTGGAAGGTTATGAGGACCTCAAGAGGAAAATATCAAAGTTGTCTGTTGATGAAGAGGAGA GCTTTGGTTCCTCGGTGACAAAGCCAGCTCTACAGGTCCCCATCTCTTCCACATCCCGCCAGGGGAATCACCAG GCCTATGTAGAACTACAAGAACTGGTTGTGGATCAAAACAACGAGCTACGTTGGATGGAAGCCTCTCGCTGGGTCAAGATGGAAGAGGGTTATGATGAAGATGCCAAGCAGTGGGGGAAGCCACACATCTCCTACCTGACCTTCCGGAGTCTCCTCCAGCTGCGCAGAGCCTTCACAAAAG GTACGGTCCTTCTTGACTTGCCAGAGAAGAACTTGGCTGGGATCTCCTGCCAGCTGATTGACCAGATGATCTATGAAGGCCAGCTGAGACCACAGGACCGAGAGGATGTTCTGAGAGCCCTGCTTCTCCAGCACAG CCATCCTGACGATCCTGGTTCTGCAGGAAGCGTCTCTCCAGCTTCACTGCAGCAGAAGGGCACAGAGGATCCAGGCAGCTTCCGGCCACTAATGCAGGAAAAGCACCAGATTGAGATGCGGACATATGCTGTCACGGAACAG GGAGAGCTTGGGGCACCCAGTGAGAGGAGTCTGTTATCACAAAGAATCCCCGAGAGTGCCGAGGCAACGTTGGTTCTTGTAG GGTGCGCTGCTTTCCTGGAGCACCCTACCTTGGCCTTTGTGCGTCTGAAGGAAGCGGCAGAACTGGAGTCGGTGTTGGAGGTCCCCTTCCCTGTTAAGTTCCTTTTCGTGCTCCTGGGGCCCGATACCCCAAATACAAGTTACCATGAGATTGGTCGGGCTGTCTCCACCATGATGTCAGAAAGG GTGTTCCGCATGGAAGCCTCCCTGGCAGAAGGGCGCCAGGACTTGATCAAGGGTGTGGAGGAGTTTCTGGACTGCAGCATTGTCATCCCCCCTTCAGAGATCCAAAATGAGCAGCTTCTAAAGGCACTGGTGCCAGTGCAGCAGGCACTCCTTCGGAAGAGGTACCGTGCACTCGAGGAGATCAAAGTGGTGCCAGGGAGCAAGACGGAAG AGCAGAAGCTGAAAGAGGATCACGATGACGATCCACTGAGCAGAACCAGGCGTCCATTTGGCGGTCTGGTCCGGGATATCAAACGCCGCTATCCCAAGTACCTGAGCGATATCAAGGATGCCCTCAATGCCCAGTGCCTGGCGGCTGTCATCTTTATTTACTTCGCCGCTCTGTCGCCTGCCATCACCTTTGGGGGACTGTTGG GTGAGAAGACAAAGAACTGGATGGGGGTTTCCGAGCTGCTGGTCTCTACAGCTGTACAAAGCGTGGTTTTTTGCCTCTTAAGTGCTCAGCCTTTGCTCATCATTGGGTTCTCAGGTCCATTGTTGGTCTTTGAAGAATCCTTTTATTCA TTTTGTGACAGCCAGGAGATGGAGTACATTGTGGGAAGAGTCTGGATTGGTTTCTGGCTCCTTCTTATTGTCTTGATCATCGTGGCCATTGAAGGCAGCTTCCTTGTAAGATACATCTCTCGATTCACCCAGGAAATCTTTGCTTTCCTCATCTCTCTCATCTTCATCTTTGAGACCTTCTCCAAGCTAATCAAG ATCTTCCAAACACACCCCCTTCAGAAGCAATACAACGTCACAGGCACCATGGCACCGCAGCCCAACACAGCATTGCTTTCCCTGATCCTGATGGCTGGGACCTTCTTCATCGCTTTCTTCCTGCGCAAGTTCAAGAACAGCAGCTTCTTCCCAGGGAAG CTTCGTCGTGTGATTGGTGACTTTGGTGTTCCAATAGCCATTATTATTATGGTGACAGCAGATTTCTTTATCACCGATACCTACACCCAG AAATTGAGTGTCCCTAAAGGCTTGGACGTGTCCAACTCCAGTGCCCGGGGCTGGTTTATCAATCCAATGGGGATTGACAAGGATTTTCCCATCTGGATGATGTTTGCTAGTGTTGTTCCAGCTTTGCTGGTCTTCATCCTCATCTTCATGGAGTCACAGATCACAAC GCTGATTGTGAGCAAGCCAGAAAGGAAGCTGGTGAAGGGGTCTGGTTTCCACCTGGACCTATTGTTGATTGTTGGCATGGGGGGTGTCTGTGCCCTCTTTGGGATGCCCTGGCTCAGTGCAACAACGGTGAGGACAGTCACGCATGTCAACGCCCTGACTGTGATGAGCAAACCTACCAGCCCAGGGGAAAAAGTCCAGATTCAATATGTCATAGAACAGAGGATCAGTGGGCTCCTGGTGGCCATCCTTGTAG GTCTCTCCATCCTGATGGAGCCCATCCTGAAGCTCATTCCTCTAGCTGTGCTGTTTGGGATCTTCCTTTACATGGGAGTAACCTCCCTGAATGGAATACAACTTTTTGACCGAATGCTGCTCCTGCTCAAGCCCCCCAAGTACCACCCCGATGTACCCTATGTGAAAAGG GTGAAGACCTGGCGAATGCACATCTTCACGCTCATCCAGATCCTGTGTCTGGTGGCCCTATGGGTGGTGAAGTCCACCCCAGCTTCCTTGGCACTGCCCTTCATTCTGATCCTGACTGTGCCCCTGCGAAGGTTCCTACTTCCCAAGATCTTCCGAAACCTGGAGTTGAAATGT